One window of the Actinomyces wuliandei genome contains the following:
- the casA gene encoding type I-E CRISPR-associated protein Cse1/CasA, with amino-acid sequence MAFSPSFSLLSHPWIRCDMSDGTSQELSLRELFDGEHHALRVRGDSPTQDYAVLRLFLTVTWRAHRTDKVLADVHDPYRFDDWWEEAFAQARSGARDEVVLEYLERHAERFDLLHPQTPFMQVPDLDTAKSTRLPVRRIVPEAEQDYFTTRAGHGLDSLTLAEAARWAVHLQAYDYSGIKSGALGDPRVKGGRGYPIGQGWTGLTGGVVIHGRSLRETLVLNTPARLVMSADMAADLPAWERQPDDATERPSTVPTGPCDLLTWQSRRLRLFVEDGHVTSVLVSNGDKIPEAGANILADPMTPYRYSANKSKKGTPVFYPRPHDTEQTVWRSLEPLLVREGVVVDLPGGGRTKGAQPPKAPATITALTDLRNEGLLTEEPLTVELVSVHYGPQAASVSHVVSTLLELPCSVLISHSPQLTEVLLSAGRGAREASVRYGRYVGNLLVAAGGDYTYQAEAAASVLDTLEPAFRSWLVTVDSQDPDDSLAAWFRLVERQILDMAATRLSGAGTKALAGRVVDQGGSSRIISAGTAFQRLQHDLRAVLPHTSPDKPDKKETHD; translated from the coding sequence GTGGCTTTCTCCCCCTCCTTCTCGCTCCTGTCCCACCCCTGGATCCGCTGCGACATGTCCGACGGCACCTCCCAGGAGCTGTCCCTTCGAGAACTGTTCGACGGCGAGCACCACGCCCTGCGCGTGCGCGGGGACTCCCCCACCCAGGACTACGCGGTCCTGCGCCTGTTCCTGACGGTCACCTGGCGCGCCCACCGCACGGACAAGGTCCTGGCCGACGTGCACGACCCCTACCGCTTTGACGACTGGTGGGAGGAGGCCTTCGCTCAGGCGCGCTCAGGAGCCAGGGACGAGGTGGTGCTGGAGTACCTGGAGCGGCACGCAGAGCGCTTCGACCTGCTCCATCCGCAGACCCCTTTCATGCAGGTACCAGACCTGGACACGGCCAAGAGCACCCGGCTTCCGGTGCGCAGGATCGTCCCGGAGGCTGAGCAGGACTACTTCACCACGCGCGCCGGGCACGGGCTGGACAGCCTCACCCTGGCTGAGGCGGCTCGCTGGGCGGTGCACCTGCAGGCCTATGACTACTCGGGCATCAAGTCGGGAGCGCTGGGGGACCCCAGGGTCAAGGGAGGCAGAGGTTATCCCATCGGCCAGGGCTGGACGGGACTGACCGGCGGAGTGGTCATCCACGGGCGGAGCCTGCGTGAGACGCTCGTCCTCAACACCCCGGCACGGCTGGTGATGTCCGCTGACATGGCGGCCGACCTTCCCGCGTGGGAGCGCCAGCCCGATGACGCCACCGAGCGTCCCAGCACGGTGCCCACCGGCCCTTGCGACCTACTGACCTGGCAGTCGCGGCGGCTCCGGCTGTTCGTGGAGGATGGCCACGTCACCTCCGTCCTGGTCAGCAACGGGGACAAGATCCCGGAGGCTGGAGCCAACATCCTGGCTGACCCCATGACGCCCTACCGGTACTCGGCCAACAAGTCCAAGAAAGGCACCCCCGTCTTCTACCCCCGGCCCCACGACACCGAACAGACCGTGTGGCGCAGCCTGGAGCCCCTGCTGGTCCGTGAGGGCGTCGTCGTCGACCTGCCGGGCGGCGGACGGACCAAGGGGGCTCAGCCCCCCAAGGCCCCGGCCACCATCACTGCCCTGACCGACCTGAGGAACGAGGGCCTCCTCACCGAGGAGCCCCTGACCGTCGAGCTCGTCTCCGTGCACTACGGGCCCCAGGCAGCCTCAGTGTCCCACGTTGTGAGCACCCTCCTGGAACTGCCCTGCTCCGTCCTGATCTCACACAGTCCCCAACTCACGGAGGTTCTCCTCTCCGCTGGCCGGGGGGCACGGGAGGCCTCTGTGCGCTACGGCCGTTACGTCGGCAACCTCCTCGTGGCCGCAGGCGGGGACTACACCTACCAGGCCGAGGCCGCCGCGAGCGTGCTCGACACCTTGGAGCCTGCCTTCCGCTCATGGCTGGTCACTGTTGACAGCCAGGATCCCGACGACTCCCTCGCCGCCTGGTTCCGGCTGGTCGAGCGCCAGATCCTGGACATGGCAGCCACGCGTCTGAGTGGCGCGGGCACCAAGGCACTGGCAGGCCGGGTGGTGGACCAGGGTGGCTCCTCGCGCATCATCTCCGCTGGTACCGCTTTCCAGCGCCTCCAGCACGACCTGCGCGCAGTTCTTCCCCACACCAGTCCTGACAAGCCTGACAAGAAGGAGACACATGACTGA
- the cas3 gene encoding CRISPR-associated helicase Cas3', producing MPASPTRHPGSPAATSPLGTLSPSARSLWAKSGDETGWLCLPQHMLDSAGVATRLWDRWTSSALRESCTRACGLSTRDAGTLISWLAGTHDIGKACRKFQSQLDGSPEYAAFAQRVREAGLDPQPSTLEASSPMPHSVASQVILDRWLTARGLSKRVARSLAAVAGCHHGVPPSQHLEKTASAVLDSYDESWLQVWDELLAFITEYTQAGPALERLSRPVPVAGQMLATGLVIMSDWIASNAETFPMVVIADQEMRVEHGCAAVDLTAPWEPEPPDLSDLDVFLRHRFSWPEDASARPCQQVVTQACQEAEGPTLLILEAPTGEGKTEAALLAAEVLGSSGAPAGGVLLAAPTMSTSDSLFRRTREWAASASEDLGEVLSMFLGHSRSALNEDYQRLRTAQVYDETADHREDTGRGQVVASQWMSGRKKGVLSTVVVSTVDQVLFMALQAKHAMLRHLGLAGKVVVIDEVHAYDAYMNVYLTRAIEWLAEYGTSVVLLSATLPVQIKRTLMEAYGRGLHAQRPLGELSSAYPLVTALSRQGSRELAVPPRPADIKAAVSTIADDVPTLVRTVLESTEKEGGCVLVLCNTVTRAQDAYTALRTEMGEDVRLLHARFVAGDRVSLEKELVAEMGPRAHRGSGRPARRVVVATQVAEQSLDIDVDLLITDIAPMDLILQRLGRLHRHARPEGDRPEGLRRPRMILRGLVGAGPQTDAGTQLSSANDLFDSSSTAVYDEALLLATYATLLKGPLGGDVLTRPDDVPHLVQTTYSPTPPVPAAWEEVWQEAVVAQRQARTCSESRASTFVFPPAGDAKLLCNLFAAQDRDIADSARSEASGLAQVRDSDPTIEAVVIVDRPGGYTPLPWLVRGGVLRTLVDDQDPGWATAQVLARSTVRLPRSLCLRRTFDTTIDALEQATPIGWAANGLLRGLVALRLDSELTCEVSGRRLRYERELGLQETQEQRGT from the coding sequence ATGCCTGCCAGCCCTACCCGCCACCCTGGTTCCCCTGCTGCCACGTCCCCTCTGGGGACGCTGTCCCCCAGCGCCCGCTCCTTGTGGGCCAAGTCCGGGGACGAGACCGGGTGGCTCTGCCTGCCCCAGCACATGCTCGACTCGGCAGGCGTGGCCACCCGCCTGTGGGACCGCTGGACCTCCTCCGCCCTGCGCGAGTCCTGCACCCGAGCCTGCGGCCTGAGCACCAGGGACGCGGGCACCCTGATCTCCTGGCTCGCTGGCACCCACGACATCGGCAAGGCCTGCAGAAAGTTCCAGTCCCAGTTGGATGGCAGCCCGGAGTATGCCGCCTTCGCCCAGCGGGTCCGTGAGGCGGGACTGGATCCTCAGCCCTCCACCCTGGAGGCGTCCTCCCCGATGCCCCACTCCGTGGCCAGTCAAGTCATCCTTGACAGGTGGCTCACCGCCCGGGGGCTGAGCAAGAGAGTGGCACGGTCGCTGGCCGCAGTGGCAGGATGCCACCATGGCGTGCCGCCGAGCCAGCACCTGGAGAAGACGGCCAGCGCGGTGCTCGACTCCTACGACGAGTCCTGGCTCCAGGTGTGGGACGAGCTGTTGGCCTTCATCACCGAGTACACGCAGGCGGGGCCTGCCCTGGAGCGCCTGAGCCGCCCCGTGCCGGTTGCGGGACAGATGCTGGCGACCGGACTGGTCATCATGAGCGACTGGATCGCATCCAACGCCGAGACCTTCCCCATGGTGGTCATTGCTGACCAGGAGATGCGGGTGGAGCACGGCTGCGCGGCGGTGGACCTCACCGCACCCTGGGAGCCGGAGCCGCCAGACCTGAGCGACCTGGACGTCTTCTTGCGGCACCGGTTCTCCTGGCCCGAGGACGCCTCAGCCCGTCCGTGCCAGCAGGTGGTCACCCAGGCCTGCCAGGAGGCCGAGGGCCCGACGCTGCTGATCCTGGAGGCACCCACCGGCGAGGGCAAGACGGAGGCCGCGCTACTGGCCGCAGAGGTCCTGGGGTCCTCAGGCGCCCCGGCTGGCGGCGTGCTGCTGGCCGCTCCGACCATGTCCACCTCGGACTCCCTGTTCCGCCGTACCCGGGAGTGGGCGGCCAGCGCCTCAGAGGACCTGGGTGAGGTGCTGTCCATGTTCCTGGGCCACTCCAGGAGCGCGCTCAACGAGGACTACCAGCGTCTGCGCACCGCCCAGGTCTACGATGAGACCGCCGACCACCGTGAGGACACCGGTCGCGGCCAGGTGGTGGCCTCACAGTGGATGTCAGGACGCAAGAAGGGAGTCCTGTCCACAGTGGTGGTCTCCACCGTGGACCAGGTCCTGTTCATGGCCCTGCAGGCCAAGCACGCGATGCTGCGCCACCTGGGCCTGGCAGGAAAGGTTGTGGTCATCGACGAGGTGCACGCCTACGACGCCTACATGAACGTCTACCTGACACGGGCCATTGAGTGGCTGGCAGAGTACGGGACCTCGGTGGTCCTGCTCTCCGCGACCCTGCCGGTGCAGATCAAGCGGACCCTGATGGAGGCCTACGGGCGCGGCCTGCACGCCCAGCGGCCGTTGGGAGAGCTCTCCAGCGCCTACCCACTGGTGACGGCGCTCAGTCGGCAGGGCTCACGGGAGCTGGCAGTACCGCCACGGCCTGCGGACATCAAGGCTGCCGTGTCCACCATCGCCGACGACGTACCCACCCTGGTGCGCACGGTCCTGGAGAGCACAGAGAAGGAGGGCGGCTGCGTCCTGGTGCTGTGCAACACGGTTACCCGTGCGCAGGACGCCTACACAGCCCTGCGCACGGAGATGGGCGAGGACGTCAGGCTGCTGCACGCACGCTTCGTCGCCGGGGACAGGGTGAGCCTGGAGAAGGAGCTGGTGGCTGAGATGGGACCTCGCGCCCACCGTGGCTCAGGCCGACCAGCCCGCCGGGTGGTGGTAGCCACCCAGGTCGCCGAGCAGTCCTTGGATATCGACGTCGACCTGCTCATCACCGATATCGCACCGATGGACCTCATCCTCCAGCGCCTGGGGCGCCTGCACCGGCACGCACGCCCTGAGGGGGACCGGCCAGAGGGGCTGCGCCGCCCCCGAATGATCCTACGGGGCCTGGTGGGGGCTGGCCCGCAGACCGACGCTGGCACGCAGCTCAGCAGCGCCAACGACCTCTTCGACTCCTCATCGACGGCCGTCTACGACGAGGCGCTTCTCCTGGCCACCTACGCCACCTTGCTGAAGGGACCCCTGGGCGGCGATGTCCTGACCCGCCCTGACGACGTCCCCCACCTGGTGCAGACCACCTACTCCCCCACTCCCCCGGTCCCTGCTGCGTGGGAGGAGGTGTGGCAGGAGGCCGTGGTGGCCCAGAGGCAGGCCCGAACCTGTTCCGAGTCCCGAGCCTCCACCTTTGTCTTCCCCCCGGCAGGCGACGCGAAACTGCTCTGTAACCTCTTTGCCGCCCAGGACCGGGACATCGCGGACTCAGCCCGCTCGGAGGCCTCGGGACTGGCCCAGGTGCGCGACTCCGACCCGACGATCGAGGCCGTCGTCATCGTTGACCGCCCGGGAGGTTACACGCCCCTGCCGTGGCTGGTACGCGGTGGTGTGCTGCGGACCCTGGTTGACGACCAGGATCCCGGGTGGGCCACGGCTCAAGTGCTGGCGCGCTCGACGGTTCGCCTGCCCAGGTCACTGTGCCTGAGGCGGACTTTTGACACCACGATCGACGCTCTGGAGCAAGCCACACCCATCGGGTGGGCTGCTAACGGCCTGCTGCGCGGACTGGTGGCTCTGCGGCTCGACAGCGAGCTGACCTGTGAGGTCTCGGGGCGCCGCCTGCGCTACGAGCGCGAGCTGGGCCTCCAGGAGACCCAAGAGCAAAGAGGAACTTGA
- a CDS encoding Cof-type HAD-IIB family hydrolase, with protein MSTGAPRPRVVLVDVDGTLVTYTNELPSSAVEAIRRARRLGHRVYPTTGRSRAEMPDYLWGIGFDGMVGGNGSYVEHQGEVLLHQHLSRQDCQALVAWQSGRGLEFYLETNSGLFPSPGFRDAALPAVRAYAAGRGRTDADSLTVEEAFPDFVYNAELVRDDVNKISYLLSGPQDLEAARQTFPWLRHGSWGGRGHDALFGDVSVAGVSKAHAADVLLEHLGASLEDAVAIGDAAVDLDMIDHCGTGVAMGNATAEVRAAADLVTDDVEEDGLAKAFERLGLLG; from the coding sequence ATGAGCACTGGCGCTCCCCGCCCCCGTGTCGTCCTGGTGGACGTTGACGGCACCCTGGTCACCTACACCAACGAGCTGCCCTCCTCGGCGGTAGAGGCTATACGCCGCGCTCGCCGCCTGGGTCATCGCGTCTATCCCACGACGGGACGGTCACGGGCGGAGATGCCAGACTATCTCTGGGGCATCGGCTTTGACGGGATGGTCGGGGGCAACGGCTCCTACGTGGAGCACCAGGGGGAGGTGCTCCTGCACCAGCACCTCAGCCGCCAGGACTGCCAGGCCCTGGTGGCCTGGCAGTCAGGTCGGGGCCTGGAGTTCTACCTGGAGACGAACTCGGGGCTGTTTCCCTCCCCCGGCTTTCGCGACGCCGCCCTGCCCGCCGTGCGCGCCTACGCCGCTGGCAGGGGGCGTACGGACGCGGACTCGCTGACTGTGGAGGAGGCCTTCCCGGACTTCGTCTACAACGCTGAGCTGGTGCGTGACGACGTCAACAAGATCAGCTACCTGCTCTCCGGGCCTCAGGACCTGGAGGCCGCCCGCCAGACCTTCCCCTGGCTCAGGCACGGCAGCTGGGGCGGGCGCGGGCACGACGCCCTTTTCGGCGACGTCAGCGTGGCCGGAGTCTCCAAGGCGCACGCCGCTGACGTACTCCTGGAGCACCTGGGCGCCAGTCTGGAGGACGCGGTCGCCATCGGTGACGCTGCGGTGGACCTGGACATGATCGATCACTGCGGGACCGGTGTGGCCATGGGCAACGCCACCGCAGAGGTCAGGGCGGCTGCCGACCTGGTTACTGACGACGTCGAGGAAGACGGCCTGGCCAAGGCCTTCGAGCGGCTGGGGCTGCTGGGCTGA
- a CDS encoding alpha/beta hydrolase-fold protein: MERGMKYVMPDLAVCYEGTAGRTGPVIYVIDMSGRPFEIDDLCAGLAATVVAIPVEEWDDSLTPWPAPGLYPGDPDFAGDAGRTLTELLDMALPVVDDRFGLAPSQRAICGYSLAGLFAMYAFVHSDTFEAAGCLSASVWYEGWLDHLRSLPLELSGKFAFLSIGSQEREAPEQILHCVEDNMEACAGILREVGCETRFEVGPGHHMEYARERFITGLGAIDAFFRQEGSAPRPS, from the coding sequence ATGGAGCGTGGTATGAAGTATGTGATGCCGGATCTCGCGGTCTGCTACGAGGGTACGGCCGGCAGGACCGGCCCGGTTATCTACGTCATCGACATGAGCGGGCGCCCGTTCGAGATCGATGACCTGTGCGCGGGCCTCGCCGCCACTGTCGTGGCGATCCCGGTCGAGGAGTGGGACGACAGCCTCACCCCCTGGCCTGCACCGGGCCTGTACCCGGGAGACCCCGACTTTGCCGGGGACGCGGGCAGGACCCTCACGGAGCTTCTTGACATGGCCCTTCCCGTTGTGGACGACCGCTTTGGGCTGGCACCTTCCCAACGCGCCATCTGCGGCTACTCGCTGGCCGGACTGTTCGCGATGTACGCCTTCGTGCACTCGGACACCTTTGAGGCGGCAGGCTGCCTGTCGGCGTCGGTATGGTACGAGGGGTGGCTCGACCACCTGCGCTCGCTGCCCCTGGAGCTCTCGGGAAAGTTCGCCTTCCTGTCCATCGGCAGCCAGGAGCGCGAGGCGCCCGAGCAGATCCTGCACTGCGTGGAGGACAACATGGAGGCCTGTGCGGGGATCTTGCGCGAGGTCGGCTGCGAGACCCGCTTCGAGGTGGGACCCGGCCACCACATGGAGTACGCCAGGGAGCGCTTCATCACCGGCCTGGGCGCCATCGACGCGTTCTTCAGGCAGGAGGGGAGCGCGCCGCGTCCCTCCTGA
- a CDS encoding GNAT family N-acetyltransferase codes for MRIEVEQVGAARVDELVAWRMEVLREVFGIRPDADTSSLETANRTYYRRELPAGRHIACLARLDGDPVGCGGLCLSKEMPSPDNPSGLCAYLMNVYTRPAYQGHGVGAAVVSWLVQQARARGADKVYLETSEAGRRLYEEAGFTDMPGMMHLTQGGPHGGQNLQNGRLPAQAGSRISSWSVV; via the coding sequence ATGAGGATTGAGGTGGAGCAGGTCGGGGCCGCCCGTGTCGACGAGCTCGTGGCGTGGCGTATGGAGGTCCTGCGTGAGGTCTTCGGCATCAGACCCGATGCCGACACCTCCTCCCTTGAGACCGCCAACCGCACCTACTACCGGCGCGAGCTGCCCGCAGGACGACACATCGCCTGCCTGGCCAGACTGGACGGCGATCCGGTCGGGTGCGGCGGTCTCTGCCTGTCCAAAGAGATGCCCTCACCCGATAATCCCAGCGGCCTGTGCGCCTACCTCATGAACGTGTACACGCGTCCCGCCTACCAGGGTCACGGAGTAGGGGCTGCGGTCGTCAGCTGGCTCGTCCAGCAGGCCCGCGCACGAGGTGCGGACAAGGTGTATCTTGAGACCTCCGAGGCAGGCAGGCGCCTCTACGAGGAGGCAGGTTTCACCGACATGCCCGGCATGATGCACCTGACGCAGGGTGGTCCGCACGGAGGGCAGAACCTGCAAAATGGCAGATTGCCTGCGCAGGCAGGGTCGAGGATATCGTCATGGAGCGTGGTATGA
- a CDS encoding amino acid adenylation domain-containing protein: protein MDSQTIYERFAQQVALQPDAPAVITRSRSITYAGLDRMASSIAAMLPKDPRFVGIVMDHGPAMVAAMLAVLRTGAAYVPAEPSFPVERIHFMLTEADVDVVVTQREYDSLFRETVLGAERVHVEPGYSATSAPAGTTSSGTAQDLAYVLYTSGTTGTPKGVCVENRNVLGYVAAFEHEMRIGPGDVMLQHSVCSFDIFVEEVFGSLLTGATLAIPSSAERDDLQALLDFVDEMGVTIVDGFPYLIADINASRRVPEGVRLYVSGGDVLRAGYCDQLVGSAEVYNTYGPSETTCCATYYCASAGQPLADDTYPIGKAVLGYRVQVLDDLLRPVPPGQTGEICITGAGVARGYLTDRPEGGNFVEQDDGSRMYRTGDLGVELEDGQIAFLHRKDSQVMIKGKRVECEEVENVLSADEAVSRAVVRAHIDENRLSYLVAYLTPRHQGIVLSQLRERLVRKLTSFMVPEFFVVMSEIPLNSNGKPDDAALPVVLKEG, encoded by the coding sequence ATGGACAGCCAGACAATATACGAGCGCTTTGCACAGCAGGTCGCACTGCAGCCAGACGCCCCGGCAGTCATCACCCGGAGCAGGAGCATCACCTACGCCGGGCTTGACCGCATGGCGTCCTCAATCGCAGCCATGCTGCCGAAGGACCCGCGATTCGTCGGCATTGTCATGGACCACGGCCCGGCCATGGTCGCGGCCATGCTCGCGGTACTGAGGACGGGGGCAGCCTACGTCCCGGCAGAGCCCTCCTTCCCTGTAGAGCGCATCCACTTCATGCTCACCGAGGCGGACGTGGATGTCGTGGTGACCCAGCGGGAGTACGACAGCCTGTTTCGCGAGACAGTTCTCGGGGCGGAACGTGTCCACGTCGAGCCTGGCTACTCCGCCACGTCGGCTCCAGCGGGCACCACAAGCAGCGGTACCGCGCAGGACCTGGCCTACGTGCTGTACACCTCGGGCACCACCGGCACGCCCAAGGGCGTGTGCGTGGAGAACCGCAACGTGCTGGGCTACGTCGCGGCGTTCGAGCACGAGATGAGGATCGGGCCGGGTGACGTGATGCTGCAGCACTCGGTCTGCTCCTTCGACATCTTCGTCGAGGAGGTGTTCGGCTCGCTGCTCACCGGTGCCACGCTTGCCATCCCGTCCTCCGCCGAGCGTGACGACCTGCAGGCGCTGCTCGACTTTGTTGACGAGATGGGCGTGACCATCGTTGACGGCTTCCCCTACCTGATCGCTGACATCAACGCGTCCAGGCGCGTTCCCGAGGGCGTGCGCCTCTACGTCAGCGGCGGAGACGTGCTCAGGGCGGGCTACTGCGACCAGCTGGTCGGGAGCGCCGAGGTCTACAACACCTACGGCCCCTCGGAGACAACCTGCTGCGCCACGTACTACTGCGCCAGCGCCGGGCAGCCTCTCGCAGATGACACCTACCCGATAGGCAAGGCCGTGCTGGGCTACCGCGTGCAGGTCCTTGACGACCTCCTGCGACCTGTCCCCCCGGGTCAGACGGGCGAGATATGCATTACGGGCGCAGGCGTGGCTCGCGGATACCTCACGGACCGCCCGGAGGGGGGCAACTTCGTCGAGCAGGACGACGGCTCACGCATGTACCGCACCGGGGACCTCGGTGTCGAGCTGGAGGACGGCCAGATCGCCTTCCTGCACCGCAAGGACTCGCAGGTCATGATCAAGGGGAAGCGGGTCGAGTGCGAGGAGGTGGAGAACGTGCTGTCGGCCGACGAGGCCGTCAGCCGCGCCGTGGTACGTGCCCACATCGACGAGAACAGGCTCTCCTACCTAGTCGCCTATCTGACGCCGAGGCACCAAGGCATTGTGCTCTCCCAGCTGCGTGAGCGCCTCGTGCGTAAGCTCACCTCGTTCATGGTCCCCGAGTTCTTTGTCGTCATGAGTGAGATTCCCTTGAACAGCAACGGCAAGCCCGACGACGCCGCGCTGCCAGTGGTGCTGAAGGAAGGGTGA
- a CDS encoding alcohol dehydrogenase catalytic domain-containing protein, producing the protein MTSHVCEPLMYAQQLDTPAPIEQAPLRWRRAPSPRPGPGQVLIKVAACGVCRSNLHMIEGDWVGNGVPALSPIVPGHEVTGYVAEMGAGVEGFRLGDRVGVQPLWSTCEECEFCTTGREQLCHERRITGEHVDGGYGELMVATARHTYHVPETLDMVEAAPLFCPGITAFGAVDKLDLGPGDRVAVFGPGGVGHMAVQFAALTGAEVTVVGRSAEHLAVARELGAAHTVEATDPQALAQVEDTADAVLLFAPAEAVTAQALRTLKWGGTLVSAVPLTLRGYPFDRAQTLRTSLLGNRAQMENVLSLAAQGKVRTVVERFPMSQAPRALELLKAGQLRSRAVLETEG; encoded by the coding sequence ATGACTTCTCATGTCTGCGAGCCCCTCATGTACGCCCAGCAACTGGACACCCCCGCTCCGATCGAGCAGGCCCCGCTGCGCTGGCGCCGGGCGCCCAGCCCCCGGCCCGGGCCTGGCCAGGTCCTCATCAAGGTGGCCGCCTGCGGCGTGTGCCGCTCCAACCTCCACATGATCGAGGGTGACTGGGTCGGCAACGGGGTCCCCGCGCTCAGTCCCATCGTCCCCGGGCACGAGGTCACCGGGTACGTCGCCGAGATGGGGGCTGGTGTCGAGGGGTTCAGGCTCGGGGACCGGGTGGGGGTCCAGCCCCTGTGGTCCACCTGCGAGGAGTGCGAGTTCTGCACCACTGGCCGCGAGCAGCTGTGCCACGAGCGCAGGATCACCGGGGAGCACGTTGACGGAGGCTACGGCGAACTCATGGTCGCCACCGCCCGGCACACCTACCACGTGCCTGAGACCCTGGACATGGTGGAGGCCGCGCCCCTGTTCTGCCCCGGCATCACCGCCTTCGGCGCGGTGGACAAGCTCGACCTCGGCCCGGGTGACCGGGTTGCCGTCTTCGGCCCGGGCGGTGTGGGGCACATGGCGGTACAGTTTGCGGCCCTCACCGGTGCCGAGGTCACAGTTGTCGGGCGCAGCGCAGAGCACTTGGCCGTGGCCCGCGAGCTGGGCGCCGCCCACACGGTTGAGGCCACCGACCCGCAGGCTCTTGCCCAGGTCGAGGACACCGCTGACGCGGTCCTGCTCTTTGCCCCTGCGGAGGCGGTCACCGCCCAGGCGCTGCGCACCCTGAAGTGGGGAGGCACGCTTGTCAGCGCGGTCCCGCTCACCCTGCGGGGCTACCCGTTCGACCGCGCCCAGACACTGCGCACCTCCCTGCTGGGCAACCGGGCGCAGATGGAGAACGTGCTGAGTCTCGCCGCCCAGGGCAAGGTGCGCACCGTCGTCGAGCGCTTCCCTATGTCCCAGGCACCACGCGCGCTGGAGCTGCTCAAGGCAGGGCAGCTGCGCTCCCGGGCAGTGCTGGAGACCGAGGGCTGA
- a CDS encoding LysR family transcriptional regulator, whose protein sequence is MDVRQLEFFLAVVEEQTFTQAARRSFVSQSGLSSSVRALERELGATLFTRSASGASLTAAGEAFLPRARRMLADATAAKRELMGLGPSRSLRLGSEQCLGDLVNLADVLTAFTSPQEDIEVFFQQAPSDSLLRDLHSGRLEAALIARAPGEPGARLTQDLEVTVLRQEPFVLLAPRSHPLASESSVTLAALRPERLVDFAPSWPARSILDQALSEAGVSRRATVEVTDVHMLLSLVEYGFGVAVVPRSFSAKPEAASLAALPLTGTTPCWETALALSPRAGAAARAFASMFLVDTAGTTGMTGTVDTVDALNRQRRHRSPQGLVTAE, encoded by the coding sequence GTGGACGTGCGTCAGCTGGAGTTCTTTCTGGCCGTCGTCGAGGAGCAGACCTTCACCCAGGCTGCGCGGAGGAGCTTTGTCAGCCAGTCCGGGCTGTCGTCCTCGGTCAGGGCGCTGGAGCGCGAGCTGGGCGCGACCCTGTTCACCCGCAGTGCGTCCGGAGCCAGCCTGACTGCTGCGGGCGAGGCCTTCCTCCCTCGCGCTCGCAGGATGCTTGCTGATGCCACCGCCGCCAAGCGCGAGCTGATGGGCCTGGGACCGTCCCGCTCCCTGCGGCTGGGTTCCGAGCAGTGCCTGGGGGACCTGGTCAACCTGGCCGACGTGCTGACCGCCTTCACCTCACCGCAGGAGGACATTGAGGTCTTCTTCCAGCAGGCGCCCTCAGACAGCCTCCTGCGAGACCTGCACTCAGGCAGGCTTGAGGCCGCACTGATCGCCCGGGCCCCTGGGGAGCCCGGCGCCAGGCTCACCCAGGACCTGGAGGTGACCGTCCTGCGGCAGGAGCCGTTCGTGCTTCTTGCCCCCAGGAGCCACCCCCTCGCCTCCGAGAGCTCGGTCACGCTCGCGGCGCTGCGCCCCGAGCGTCTCGTCGACTTCGCACCCTCCTGGCCCGCCCGCAGCATCCTGGACCAGGCCCTGAGCGAGGCGGGCGTGTCCCGGCGTGCCACGGTAGAGGTGACCGACGTCCACATGCTGCTGTCGCTGGTGGAGTACGGGTTCGGGGTCGCCGTCGTCCCCCGGTCCTTCTCCGCCAAACCCGAGGCGGCCTCGCTGGCGGCGCTGCCACTGACCGGCACCACGCCCTGCTGGGAGACGGCCCTCGCCCTGAGTCCCCGAGCCGGGGCAGCCGCGAGGGCCTTCGCCTCCATGTTCCTGGTTGATACCGCTGGTACGACTGGCATGACAGGGACCGTCGACACTGTGGACGCACTGAACCGACAGCGACGGCACCGCAGCCCGCAGGGCCTCGTGACCGCTGAGTAG